In a single window of the Acetivibrio clariflavus DSM 19732 genome:
- a CDS encoding STAS domain-containing protein encodes MKYEMKEVDGVKIVKLTGQIRISTQNQFKDLLDRLAREYEGKTVIISMDGVIYMNSAGLGIIIDTYKKFKEKKGKIILCNLLPDIEKLFEVTRLNRFIEIYSTEAEALSKL; translated from the coding sequence ATGAAGTACGAAATGAAAGAAGTGGATGGAGTTAAGATAGTCAAATTAACAGGGCAAATACGCATATCTACTCAAAATCAGTTTAAGGATTTACTTGACAGATTGGCTAGGGAATATGAAGGCAAGACAGTTATAATAAGCATGGATGGCGTTATATATATGAATAGTGCAGGTTTGGGAATTATTATTGACACATATAAAAAATTCAAAGAAAAAAAGGGGAAGATAATACTTTGCAATTTATTACCGGATATTGAGAAGCTTTTTGAAGTGACAAGACTCAATCGATTTATTGAAATATATAGCACAGAAGCAGAAGCATTAAGTAAGTTGTAG
- the rd gene encoding rubredoxin — MEKYVCTVCGYIYDPAEGDPDGGIAPGTPFEDIPDDWVCPVCGVGKDMFEKA; from the coding sequence GTGGAAAAGTATGTATGCACTGTTTGCGGATATATATATGATCCGGCTGAAGGAGATCCGGATGGTGGTATTGCACCGGGCACTCCCTTTGAGGATATACCGGATGATTGGGTTTGTCCTGTTTGCGGCGTTGGGAAAGATATGTTTGAAAAGGCTTAG